TCAGGGCGTCGCTGGACCAGGAGCACGAGGTGTTCTCCTGGGCGCACGGAGTGCTGCACGAGGTCGCGGACGAGGTGCTCGCCGCCGCGCGGGGACACGTCCGGCCCGAGGTCACCACGGTGGACCTGCTGCGACTGGGGCACGGCCTGTGCGTCGCCACCGAGCGCGCGACGCCCGAGGAAGCCGAGCGGATGCTGGAGATCGTGGTCAGCGGCCTACGCCCGGCCTGAGTGCCGCACCGAGTACGGCGGCACGGTGCCGCCGCGCAGGGTTTCGGCGTCCACTGAGGACGGACGGTAGGGCAGGGTGGCCAGCCGCGCGGTCATCGTCGCCACCGGGTCCGGCAGCGCGTCGGGGCGGCCGGACAGGAACGCCCACTCGTGCTCGTCCGATCCGAAGTAGACTGTGGTGCCGAAGACCTCGGTGAACCGGTGGTACAGCGCGAGCAGGGTCTCGTTGCGCCAGAGCGTCGGACAGCCCGCCTGGCAGCAGACCACCCCGCCGGGCGCCAGCACGTTCGCGCACCGGCGCAGGAAATCCTTGCTGTACAAGCGGTTGTGCTGTGCCGCCGGATCGGTGTTCTCGTCCGGAAGGTCGATCACCACCAGGTCGTAGCGGTGCTCGGTCTCGGCGAGGAAGGACCAGCCGTCCCGGTACCACACGCGCGCGGTGTCCGTGCCGGCTTCGGCGTCGGCGAGTTCGGCGGGGGAGTAGCCGTATGGCAGGTGCTCGGCGCAGGCCCGCACGGCCTCGGTGTCGATGTCGACGTGGTCCACGAACGCCCCGGCGGCCACCGCGATCTGCGTGGCGACGCCCTCGCTGGAGCCGACCACCAGCACGCGCGACCGGCCGTCGGCGAGCAGGAGCGGCGGCACCATCAGTGCCTCGTGGTAGACGAGCTGGCTGGCTTCGGTGCTCTGCCGCTCGTCGTCGCAGAACAGCGAGACGCCCTGCGCGGTCCGCGCGATCACCAGGTGCTGGTAGGAGGTGCGGGTGTCGAGCAGCACCTCGTCCAGCTCCCACACCCTGGTCAGCCCGGCACCCACCGGCTCGACGACGCTCGCCAACTCAGCTCCCGATGTTGTTGTGCGGCAACACCACTCGGTGCCCGCGGTCGACTGTGGACGAGATGACCGAACGCGTGCCGAGTGCTTCGGCGAGCAGGCGCACGGCCAGTTCCGGGTCGGCGCGTTCCCCGCAGGTGAACACGTCGACGAACATCGCGCCCAGCTCCGGATAGGTGTGCACGGAGGCGTGGGACTCGGCGAGCATGGCCAGCACGGTCACGCCCTGCGGCTCGAACCGGTGGGCCTGCGTGCCCAGCACGGTCGCCCCGGCCGACTCCATCACCTCGCGCAGCGTGGCCCGCAGGAACGCGGCGTCGTCCAGCAGCGCCGGGTCGACCTCGTGCAGTTCGGCCAGCACGTGCCTGCCCGCGAACAGTCCCACCTCAGCCGTCATCTTCCACCCCCGTGCCAAGACAATACGTGCGCAGCGGCGGGATCCCGTTGAAGGCCACCGAGGAGTAGCTCGCGGTGTACGCACCGGCGTCGAGAATGTCCAGCCGGTCACCACCGCGCAGCGAGAGCGGCAGCCGGTACGGGGTGCGCTGGTAGAGCACGTCGTCACCGTCGCAGGTCGGCCCGGCCAGGATCACCGGGCCCGTCTCGGCCGACTGCGCGCCGAGCGGGACGAGCCGGTAGGCGATGGCCTCGTTCTCCGTCTCGGCCAGGCCGTTGTACCGGCCCACGTCGAGATAGACCCAGCGGTGATCATCCACAGTGGACTTACGGGCGACCAGCACCACTTCGGTGCGGATCAGCCCGGCGGTGGCCACCAGCGCCCGGCCCGGCTCCATCAGCAGTTCCGGCAGTCCGTCCGGGAAGTGCCGTCCGAGCGAGCCGAAGATGGCGTCGGCGTACTCGGCCGGTGCCGGGGCGCCCTCGCGATAGGTGGTGCCGAGGCCGCCACCGAGGTTGAGCCGGCGCAGCGGCACCTCGGCGGCGATCTTCGCCGCCGCCGCGATCCCGGTGTCCCAGGCCAGCGGGTCCAGCTGCTGTGAACCGACGTGGAAGGCCACCCCGGCCGCGTCGAGCCCCAGCTCGGCGGCCCGCTTCAGCAGGGCCAGCGCCAGTTCCGGTTCGCAACCGAACTTCCGGCCGAACGGGGTGACCGAGTCCGGGCCGTCCACCAGTATGCGCACCGACACCGACGCACCGGGCGCGTGACGGGCCAGGTTTTCCAGGTCCTCTTCGGCGTCGAAGACGAAGTCGCGGACGCCCGCCGCGTACGCGCCCGCGATGTCGGCGGGCTTCTTGATCGTGTTGCCGTAGGACAGTGCCGACGGTGACGCACCGCACGACAGGCACAGCTCGATCTCCGCCGGGCTCGCCACGTCGAACCGCGACCCGGCCGCGACCAGCGCGCGCACCACCGCGGGCTCGGGGTTCGCCTTCACCGCGTAGTACAGCGATACCCCGTCGAACAGCGCGGACAGCTCGCGGTAGCGGGCGCGCACCACGTCGACGTCGACCACCAGGCACGGCGTCGGCGGGTCCATCCGCTCCAGGAAGTCCCGGATCCGATCAGCACTCACCCGATCGAGGGTAGGTCAGCTGCCGATGCCGGTGATCGAGCGGACCTCCATCTCGGCCTGCTTGCGCGGATCGGCCCGCTCACCGAGCAGGGTGCCGACGATGCCGCAGAGGAACGAGAACGGGATGGACACCAGGCCGGGGTTCTTCAGCGGGAACCAGTTGAAGTCCACCAGCGGGAACAGCGAGTCCGGCGTGCCGGAGACCACCGGCGAGAACAGCACCAGCACCAGGCACGCGGCCAGCCCGCCGTAGATGCCCCACAGCGTGCCGGTGGTGTTGAACCGCTTCCAGAACAGGGAGTACAGCAGCGTGGACAGGTTCGCCGAGGCCGCCACCGCGAAGGCGAGCGCGACCAGGAAGGCCACGTTCTGCCCGCTGGCCAGGATGCCGCCGGCGATGGCGAGCACGCCGATCACCACCGCGGTGATCCGCGCCACCCGCACCTCCTGCCGTGGCTC
The genomic region above belongs to Amycolatopsis sp. YIM 10 and contains:
- a CDS encoding spermidine synthase translates to MASVVEPVGAGLTRVWELDEVLLDTRTSYQHLVIARTAQGVSLFCDDERQSTEASQLVYHEALMVPPLLLADGRSRVLVVGSSEGVATQIAVAAGAFVDHVDIDTEAVRACAEHLPYGYSPAELADAEAGTDTARVWYRDGWSFLAETEHRYDLVVIDLPDENTDPAAQHNRLYSKDFLRRCANVLAPGGVVCCQAGCPTLWRNETLLALYHRFTEVFGTTVYFGSDEHEWAFLSGRPDALPDPVATMTARLATLPYRPSSVDAETLRGGTVPPYSVRHSGRA
- the speD gene encoding adenosylmethionine decarboxylase; its protein translation is MTAEVGLFAGRHVLAELHEVDPALLDDAAFLRATLREVMESAGATVLGTQAHRFEPQGVTVLAMLAESHASVHTYPELGAMFVDVFTCGERADPELAVRLLAEALGTRSVISSTVDRGHRVVLPHNNIGS
- a CDS encoding type III PLP-dependent enzyme; amino-acid sequence: MDPPTPCLVVDVDVVRARYRELSALFDGVSLYYAVKANPEPAVVRALVAAGSRFDVASPAEIELCLSCGASPSALSYGNTIKKPADIAGAYAAGVRDFVFDAEEDLENLARHAPGASVSVRILVDGPDSVTPFGRKFGCEPELALALLKRAAELGLDAAGVAFHVGSQQLDPLAWDTGIAAAAKIAAEVPLRRLNLGGGLGTTYREGAPAPAEYADAIFGSLGRHFPDGLPELLMEPGRALVATAGLIRTEVVLVARKSTVDDHRWVYLDVGRYNGLAETENEAIAYRLVPLGAQSAETGPVILAGPTCDGDDVLYQRTPYRLPLSLRGGDRLDILDAGAYTASYSSVAFNGIPPLRTYCLGTGVEDDG